The following proteins are encoded in a genomic region of Dialister hominis:
- a CDS encoding DUF2232 domain-containing protein, with amino-acid sequence MNPAVRRTKYLTEAAAAAAIAALLVLLKLLAPFLVFVTMIAAAVPIAIICDFHGMKWGLGTCVAEVLIVNMFGGPEIGLTTAFYAAALGLAMGYGFRHKLSYAKTLNLTALAYIVEMSYKIVFSIYILGIADALSSMIDRLVTFVRWAWQPLSQIFGFDPDPGKTVFTTSGIIMVALIFVLNAYCYAYLNLEIGSDILKRIKAGRRE; translated from the coding sequence GTGAATCCTGCTGTTAGAAGAACGAAGTATTTGACGGAGGCAGCGGCGGCTGCTGCGATTGCGGCGCTCCTGGTGCTGCTGAAGCTTTTGGCGCCGTTCCTGGTTTTCGTCACGATGATTGCGGCGGCAGTGCCGATTGCCATCATCTGTGATTTCCATGGCATGAAATGGGGACTTGGCACCTGCGTGGCTGAGGTTCTGATCGTGAATATGTTCGGCGGACCTGAAATCGGGCTGACGACGGCTTTCTATGCGGCGGCTCTCGGTCTTGCGATGGGGTATGGTTTCCGCCATAAGCTGTCGTATGCAAAGACGCTGAACCTGACAGCGCTTGCCTATATCGTGGAAATGTCGTACAAGATTGTTTTCTCCATTTATATTCTGGGAATCGCAGATGCGCTTTCGTCGATGATCGACCGTCTGGTGACGTTCGTCCGCTGGGCATGGCAGCCGCTGTCCCAGATTTTCGGCTTCGACCCGGATCCCGGCAAGACAGTCTTCACGACGTCGGGCATCATCATGGTGGCTTTGATTTTCGTCCTGAATGCATACTGCTATGCGTACCTGAATCTGGAAATCGGGAGCGACATCCTGAAACGCATCAAGGCAGGAAGAAGAGAATAG
- a CDS encoding GIY-YIG nuclease family protein has protein sequence MSEETTEKEERKYFTYMVRCADGSLYTGFTVDDVHRRVAVHNSGKGARYTRSRLPVVLAWYREWGTEHEARSMEYRLKRMKKEEKEAMAASFGEEKT, from the coding sequence ATGAGCGAAGAAACGACGGAGAAGGAAGAGCGGAAGTATTTCACTTACATGGTGCGGTGCGCGGACGGGAGTCTTTATACGGGATTCACGGTGGATGATGTGCATCGGCGCGTGGCAGTGCATAATTCCGGGAAGGGCGCGCGGTATACGAGGAGCCGGCTTCCTGTGGTTCTGGCGTGGTATCGTGAGTGGGGAACGGAGCATGAGGCCCGTTCGATGGAATACCGTTTGAAACGTATGAAGAAAGAGGAGAAGGAGGCCATGGCGGCTTCTTTCGGAGAGGAGAAAACGTGA
- a CDS encoding very short patch repair endonuclease, with product MTKEQRHKNMTHIRNRDTKAEILLRKALWHKGVRYRKNDRRLPGIPDIAITKSHIAIFVDGDFWHGRNLESLTNHIDTHKDFWKRKLTGNVERDKEVNDNLTEMGWLVLRFWETDIKKDLEGCVSEVMKYIPITNDSNHP from the coding sequence TTGACAAAAGAACAGCGGCATAAGAATATGACACATATTCGGAACCGTGACACTAAAGCAGAAATCCTATTACGAAAAGCACTTTGGCATAAGGGTGTCCGTTATAGAAAAAATGACAGGCGCTTGCCAGGAATACCTGATATTGCCATAACTAAAAGCCATATTGCAATCTTTGTTGACGGGGATTTTTGGCATGGAAGGAATTTGGAATCCCTGACGAATCACATTGACACGCATAAGGATTTTTGGAAAAGAAAATTAACAGGAAACGTCGAAAGGGATAAAGAGGTTAATGATAATTTAACGGAAATGGGATGGCTGGTTCTTCGCTTTTGGGAGACAGACATCAAGAAAGACCTGGAAGGATGCGTGTCAGAGGTGATGAAGTATATTCCGATTACTAATGACAGCAATCATCCCTGA